In a single window of the Pelagibacterium sp. 26DY04 genome:
- a CDS encoding response regulator, with amino-acid sequence MNLAELIAPHIPYLRRFARSLTGSQSSGDAYVSATLEALVADRSIFPTNLDSKVALYKVFSQLWRSVDINLSELPPAADAWEEQARRSLRAIAPLPRQAFLLIAVERFSNEEGAEILGVGEAEFAELIETASVEMAQQVATSVLIIEDEPLIAMDIEQMVESLGHTVTGVARTHKEAIELFNQRRPGLVLADIQLADGSSGIDAVNDMLRSASVPVIFITAFPERLLTGERPEPAFLVTKPFQPDMVKALVSQVLFFSEQMEQAA; translated from the coding sequence ATGAATCTTGCTGAGTTAATTGCGCCGCACATTCCTTATCTGAGACGTTTTGCGCGCTCATTGACCGGAAGCCAATCCAGCGGCGATGCCTATGTTTCAGCCACGCTCGAAGCGCTCGTTGCGGATCGATCCATTTTTCCGACCAATCTCGACTCCAAGGTCGCTCTTTACAAAGTCTTTTCCCAGCTTTGGCGTTCCGTAGACATTAACCTCAGCGAGTTGCCTCCGGCAGCCGATGCCTGGGAAGAACAGGCGCGCCGCAGCCTTCGGGCCATCGCGCCGCTGCCGCGCCAGGCCTTCCTTCTCATTGCTGTCGAGCGCTTTTCCAACGAGGAAGGCGCGGAAATTCTTGGGGTAGGCGAAGCCGAATTCGCCGAACTGATCGAAACCGCTTCGGTGGAGATGGCCCAGCAGGTCGCCACCAGCGTCCTCATCATCGAAGACGAGCCGCTGATTGCCATGGACATCGAGCAGATGGTTGAATCGCTCGGCCATACGGTGACAGGTGTGGCACGGACGCACAAGGAAGCCATCGAACTCTTCAACCAGCGCCGTCCCGGCCTGGTGCTCGCAGATATCCAGCTTGCCGATGGCAGCTCGGGCATTGATGCGGTCAACGACATGCTGCGCTCGGCCAGCGTTCCGGTGATCTTCATCACGGCGTTCCCCGAGCGGCTTCTCACGGGCGAACGCCCGGAACCTGCCTTCCTCGTCACCAAGCCTTTCCAGCCCGACATGGTCAAGGCCCTGGTCAGCCAGGTGTTGTTCTTCTCCGAGCAGATGGAGCAGGCGGCATAA
- a CDS encoding NepR family anti-sigma factor codes for MTQLSSKDMARDQEDDAPETSKPSLSADSQAFIGLKLRELYDDVVAEPVPDRLLELLGKLGEDEDKSKSK; via the coding sequence GTGACGCAACTCAGCAGTAAAGATATGGCCAGGGATCAGGAAGACGACGCGCCCGAAACGTCCAAGCCCAGCCTCAGTGCGGATTCGCAGGCCTTCATCGGCCTGAAGCTGCGTGAGCTCTACGACGACGTCGTCGCCGAGCCCGTGCCGGATCGTCTTCTGGAGTTGCTTGGCAAGCTCGGAGAAGACGAAGACAAATCGAAGTCGAAATAA
- a CDS encoding sigma-70 family RNA polymerase sigma factor, translating into MAEYDFRAELLAVIPNLRAFAMSLVGAADKADDLVQETLVRAWDKRSSFTPGTNLKGWLFTILRNEFYSQMRKRKREVADPEGAMAERLSSHPEQVGKLDMEDFKKAVNQLPEDQREALILVGASGFSYEEAAEICDCAVGTIKSRVSRARTQLATILKLEGDGEFGPDAVAVGVMNLTSSSAA; encoded by the coding sequence ATGGCTGAGTACGATTTCCGCGCCGAACTTCTCGCTGTCATCCCTAATCTGCGTGCCTTCGCCATGTCTCTGGTCGGCGCGGCCGATAAGGCTGACGACCTGGTTCAGGAAACGCTGGTCCGCGCCTGGGACAAGCGCTCGTCCTTCACCCCGGGCACCAACCTCAAAGGCTGGCTCTTCACCATTCTGCGCAATGAATTCTATAGCCAGATGCGAAAGCGCAAGCGTGAGGTTGCCGATCCCGAAGGGGCAATGGCCGAACGGCTTTCGAGCCATCCCGAGCAGGTCGGCAAGCTGGACATGGAAGACTTCAAGAAGGCGGTCAACCAGCTCCCCGAAGACCAGCGCGAAGCTCTGATCCTGGTTGGCGCGTCCGGCTTTTCCTACGAGGAAGCGGCCGAAATCTGTGATTGCGCGGTGGGCACCATCAAGAGCCGCGTGAGCCGCGCCCGCACCCAGCTCGCCACGATCCTCAAGCTCGAGGGCGATGGCGAATTCGGTCCCGACGCGGTGGCGGTGGGCGTTATGAACCTCACCTCCTCCAGCGCCGCCTGA
- a CDS encoding PRC-barrel domain-containing protein, whose product MYRKLLASTALALVVTGGAYAQEMAPADPAMAPADPMMETPAAAPAEAPEQELVTAEETGINADGWLATEIIGETIYNSTGDDAEAIGDVNDFVLDQNGEIGAVVVGVGGFLGIGQKNVAINWDELELAQDMDGNNRLVAAMTREQLEAAAEFNREEWLASESNNADAAAPAGDAMAPAAPAGDAMAPAAPAGDAMAPAAPAGDAMAPAEEAPADDAAATEEAPADDAAATEEAPADDAAAAEEAPADDAIATEEAPADDAADAAAAGAAGGAAAGAAAAAATEEAPADDAAATEEAPADDAAATEEAPADDAAAAPAMDFDSFEQVAAADISADELTGTAVYGAGDEEIGSIGDILLSEDGQVEAVIIDFGGFLGIGTKPVAVSFDNLSFLRDENGGLLLRTSLTAEQLEAAPEYNEEAYTTSPEENTLIVE is encoded by the coding sequence ATGTATCGCAAGCTTCTTGCCTCGACCGCGCTGGCCTTGGTCGTCACCGGCGGCGCGTATGCTCAGGAAATGGCCCCGGCCGATCCGGCCATGGCCCCTGCAGACCCGATGATGGAAACCCCGGCTGCCGCCCCTGCCGAGGCTCCCGAGCAGGAGTTGGTGACGGCTGAGGAAACCGGCATCAACGCCGATGGCTGGCTGGCAACCGAAATTATTGGCGAAACCATCTATAATTCCACCGGCGATGACGCCGAAGCTATCGGCGATGTCAACGACTTCGTCCTCGACCAGAATGGCGAAATCGGTGCCGTCGTGGTCGGCGTCGGCGGTTTCCTCGGCATCGGTCAGAAGAACGTCGCCATCAATTGGGATGAGCTTGAGCTTGCCCAGGATATGGACGGCAACAACCGTCTTGTCGCTGCCATGACCCGCGAGCAGCTCGAGGCGGCCGCCGAATTCAACCGCGAAGAATGGCTCGCCAGCGAATCCAACAATGCCGATGCTGCTGCTCCCGCCGGCGATGCAATGGCCCCGGCCGCTCCGGCTGGTGACGCGATGGCCCCTGCGGCTCCCGCCGGCGACGCGATGGCACCCGCCGCTCCCGCTGGTGATGCCATGGCTCCTGCCGAGGAAGCGCCGGCTGATGACGCTGCTGCGACTGAGGAAGCCCCGGCCGACGATGCCGCCGCGACCGAGGAAGCTCCGGCCGATGACGCCGCTGCCGCTGAGGAAGCACCGGCCGATGATGCCATCGCGACCGAGGAAGCCCCGGCTGATGACGCGGCTGATGCCGCCGCTGCCGGTGCTGCTGGTGGCGCTGCCGCTGGTGCTGCCGCCGCCGCCGCGACCGAAGAAGCTCCGGCGGATGATGCCGCCGCGACCGAGGAAGCCCCGGCCGATGATGCCGCTGCGACCGAGGAAGCCCCGGCCGACGATGCCGCTGCGGCGCCGGCCATGGACTTCGACAGCTTCGAGCAGGTCGCTGCTGCCGATATTTCGGCCGACGAACTCACCGGCACTGCCGTCTATGGCGCGGGCGACGAGGAGATCGGCTCGATCGGGGATATCCTGCTCTCCGAGGACGGCCAGGTTGAAGCCGTGATTATCGACTTTGGCGGCTTCCTGGGCATTGGCACCAAGCCGGTTGCCGTGTCCTTCGACAACCTTTCGTTCCTGCGGGATGAAAACGGCGGCTTGCTGCTCCGCACTTCACTGACCGCCGAGCAGCTCGAGGCGGCTCCCGAATACAACGAGGAGGCCTATACCACCTCGCCGGAAGAAAACACGCTGATCGTCGAATAA
- a CDS encoding NAD(P)/FAD-dependent oxidoreductase, translated as MRTFDVLVIGAGAAGMMCAATAGQRGRSVLVVDHAEAAGKKIRISGGGRCNFTNLHTAPQSFLSGNPKFAISALKRYRPADFIALVERYGIAYHEKTLGQLFCDGSAQQIIDMLLAEMGKGRATLALQTSVEAIEPGADGFRVRLTSGLVFARSLIVATGGKSIPKMGATGFAYKVAEQFGVPVTETRPALVPLTFEPKMLESLRPLAGVSLDANVRSGKTSFREGLLFTHRGLSGPSILQISSYWREGEPITVDLAPAIDIEQWISEARARSGRQSVVTALAEILPRRVAELVASEARLSGNLADLDRKAMARLIAGVSAWQVKPVGTEGYRTAEVTLGGIDTAALQSSDMQVKSVPGLYFIGEAVDVTGWLGGYNFQWAWASGRAAGLAI; from the coding sequence ATGCGGACGTTCGACGTGCTGGTGATCGGAGCGGGCGCCGCGGGCATGATGTGCGCGGCCACGGCAGGCCAGCGCGGACGTTCCGTCCTCGTGGTCGACCATGCGGAAGCAGCGGGAAAGAAGATCCGCATTTCGGGGGGAGGGCGGTGCAATTTCACCAATCTCCACACTGCTCCACAGAGCTTTCTTTCCGGCAACCCGAAATTTGCGATCTCCGCGCTCAAGCGCTACCGGCCGGCGGATTTCATCGCCCTGGTGGAGCGCTACGGGATCGCCTATCACGAAAAGACGCTCGGTCAGCTCTTTTGCGACGGCTCGGCGCAGCAGATCATCGACATGCTGCTGGCGGAGATGGGCAAGGGGAGAGCGACGCTGGCGCTGCAAACGAGCGTCGAGGCGATAGAACCGGGTGCCGACGGTTTCCGCGTCCGGCTCACCAGCGGCCTGGTATTTGCCCGCTCGCTGATCGTCGCGACGGGCGGCAAATCCATCCCCAAGATGGGAGCGACCGGCTTTGCCTATAAGGTGGCCGAGCAGTTCGGCGTACCGGTTACCGAAACGCGTCCCGCCCTGGTGCCGCTGACCTTCGAGCCGAAGATGCTGGAGAGCCTGCGCCCTTTGGCGGGTGTTTCGCTGGACGCAAATGTGCGCTCGGGCAAGACAAGCTTCAGGGAAGGCCTGCTCTTTACCCATCGCGGGTTGAGCGGCCCATCCATCCTGCAGATTTCCTCCTATTGGCGGGAGGGCGAGCCGATCACCGTCGATCTGGCTCCGGCAATCGATATCGAGCAGTGGATATCGGAGGCGCGGGCAAGGAGCGGGCGGCAGTCCGTGGTCACCGCGCTTGCGGAAATCCTGCCGCGCCGGGTGGCCGAGCTTGTGGCATCCGAAGCGCGGCTATCGGGCAATCTCGCCGATCTCGATCGCAAGGCCATGGCGCGGCTGATTGCCGGCGTCTCGGCCTGGCAGGTAAAGCCCGTCGGCACCGAGGGGTACAGGACAGCAGAGGTGACGCTTGGCGGGATCGATACCGCGGCTCTGCAATCGTCGGACATGCAGGTCAAGTCGGTGCCGGGCCTGTATTTCATCGGCGAGGCCGTGGACGTCACCGGGTGGCTGGGCGGATACAATTTCCAATGGGCCTGGGCATCGGGACGCGCTGCGGGACTCGCGATTTAG
- a CDS encoding L,D-transpeptidase, with amino-acid sequence MTTATPILPRRQFLAGAASLSALALAGCSSTTSQPAAPATPQFDPFYVNMYSGVWDGEHYVPAVDLRYVDPAYYRRVVPDPTGERPGTIYIDTAAHYLYHVREGGQAVRYGVGLGREGFGWSGRGVIQFKREWPTWTPPAAMIEREPHLEEWRHGQPGGIDNPLGARALYIFQNGRDTLYRVHGTPEPWTIGNNVSSGCVRLMNQDIMDLYDRVASGSTLIVA; translated from the coding sequence ATGACCACAGCCACCCCAATTCTCCCCCGCCGCCAGTTCCTCGCCGGGGCCGCCAGCCTTTCGGCGCTGGCGCTCGCCGGATGCTCGAGCACAACGAGCCAACCCGCGGCTCCCGCCACGCCGCAGTTCGATCCGTTCTACGTCAACATGTACAGCGGCGTCTGGGATGGCGAGCATTATGTTCCTGCCGTCGACCTGCGCTATGTCGATCCCGCCTACTATCGGCGCGTGGTTCCCGATCCCACCGGAGAGCGGCCCGGCACCATCTATATCGATACCGCCGCGCACTATCTCTATCACGTTCGTGAAGGTGGGCAGGCCGTGCGCTATGGCGTAGGTCTTGGGCGCGAGGGCTTTGGCTGGTCGGGGCGCGGCGTGATCCAGTTCAAGCGCGAATGGCCCACCTGGACGCCCCCCGCCGCCATGATCGAACGCGAACCTCATCTCGAAGAATGGCGCCACGGTCAGCCCGGCGGCATCGACAACCCGCTCGGCGCCCGCGCCCTCTATATTTTCCAGAACGGACGTGACACGCTGTACCGCGTGCATGGCACCCCTGAGCCCTGGACTATCGGCAACAACGTTTCGTCCGGTTGCGTGCGGCTGATGAACCAGGACATCATGGATCTTTACGACCGCGTGGCCTCGGGTTCGACCCTGATCGTCGCCTGA
- a CDS encoding ATP-binding cassette domain-containing protein has protein sequence MPAPLLALQSIRLVMGSAPLLEGAELSVAPGDKIALVGRNGSGKSTLLKIAAGIIEPDAGERFFQPGATVRYLPQEPDLSGFETTLAYVEAGLEGADEPFRAQYLLEQLGLTGKEKPGSLSGGEARRAALARVLAPEPDIVLLDEPTNHLDLPAIEWLEEELKSLRSALVLISHDRRFLSDLTRSTVWIDRGQTRRIDQGFGGFEAWRDDFLEQEEKEQHKLARKIAAEEHWVRYGVTARRKRNVRRMDLLAGLRQQVRDYRGPQGNVKMTVTEGRTSGTMVVEAEDISKAFGDRTVVRNFSTRILRGSRVGIVGPNGAGKTTLIRMLTGNLEPDTGSVRLGTRLELAVLDQRRASLDPDATLKDVLTGGGSDTLTINGEPKHVIGYMKEFLFTPEQARTAVSKLSGGERNRLTLARALALPSNVLVLDEPTNDLDLETLDLLEEMIADYAGTVIVVSHDRDFLDKVASSIIVAEEDGVWTEYAGGYSDMVAQRGAGVSARKVEKPAAAAKERPAAQPQVQQQKRKLSFKEKHALETLPKEMDALRGKIAKLQAKLDDPGLYARDPKGFETATSDFVAAQQALAEMEDRWLELEMLREELEG, from the coding sequence ATGCCCGCCCCGCTTCTTGCCCTGCAATCGATCCGCCTTGTCATGGGCAGCGCCCCGCTGCTCGAGGGGGCCGAACTTTCGGTCGCCCCAGGAGACAAGATCGCGCTGGTGGGGCGCAACGGGTCGGGCAAGTCGACGCTGCTCAAGATCGCCGCGGGGATCATCGAGCCCGATGCGGGCGAGCGGTTCTTCCAGCCCGGCGCGACGGTCAGGTATCTGCCCCAGGAGCCCGATCTTTCGGGGTTCGAAACGACGCTGGCCTATGTGGAAGCCGGGCTCGAAGGGGCCGACGAGCCGTTCCGTGCGCAATATCTGCTCGAACAGCTCGGGCTCACCGGCAAGGAAAAGCCCGGGTCGCTCTCGGGCGGGGAGGCAAGGCGTGCGGCGCTGGCGCGGGTGCTTGCCCCCGAACCCGATATCGTCTTGCTCGACGAGCCGACCAACCATCTCGACCTGCCGGCCATCGAGTGGCTGGAAGAGGAGCTGAAATCGCTGCGCTCGGCATTGGTGTTGATCAGCCACGACCGGCGGTTCCTCTCCGATCTCACGCGTTCGACGGTCTGGATCGATCGCGGGCAGACCCGGCGCATCGATCAGGGCTTTGGGGGGTTTGAAGCCTGGCGCGACGATTTCCTCGAACAGGAGGAAAAGGAACAGCACAAGCTGGCGCGCAAGATCGCTGCCGAGGAGCATTGGGTGCGCTATGGCGTCACCGCGCGGCGCAAGCGCAATGTGCGCCGCATGGACCTACTTGCCGGCCTGCGCCAGCAGGTGCGCGACTATCGCGGACCGCAGGGCAATGTGAAAATGACCGTGACCGAGGGCCGGACCTCGGGCACCATGGTGGTCGAGGCCGAAGACATCTCGAAAGCTTTCGGCGACCGTACCGTGGTCAGGAACTTTTCAACGCGCATCCTGCGCGGCAGCCGCGTGGGCATCGTGGGGCCGAACGGGGCGGGCAAGACGACGCTGATCCGCATGCTTACCGGCAATCTCGAGCCGGATACAGGCAGCGTCCGGCTCGGCACGCGGCTCGAACTCGCGGTTCTCGACCAGCGCCGCGCCTCTCTCGACCCGGATGCCACGCTCAAGGACGTGCTGACCGGCGGGGGCAGCGACACGCTGACCATCAATGGCGAGCCCAAGCACGTCATCGGCTACATGAAGGAGTTTCTCTTCACCCCCGAACAGGCGCGCACGGCGGTGAGCAAGCTCTCTGGCGGCGAGCGCAATCGGCTGACTTTGGCCCGTGCGCTGGCACTGCCCTCCAACGTCCTGGTGCTGGACGAACCCACGAACGACCTCGACCTCGAAACCCTCGACCTGCTCGAAGAGATGATCGCCGACTATGCCGGTACGGTCATCGTCGTGAGTCACGACCGCGATTTTCTCGACAAGGTGGCGAGTTCGATCATCGTGGCGGAGGAAGACGGGGTGTGGACCGAATATGCCGGCGGCTATTCGGACATGGTCGCCCAGCGCGGAGCGGGTGTTTCGGCCCGAAAGGTCGAAAAACCGGCTGCGGCGGCAAAGGAAAGGCCCGCCGCACAACCGCAGGTGCAGCAGCAGAAGCGGAAACTTTCGTTCAAGGAAAAACACGCACTCGAAACGCTGCCCAAAGAGATGGATGCGCTACGCGGAAAAATCGCAAAGCTACAGGCCAAGCTCGACGATCCCGGTCTTTACGCCCGCGACCCCAAGGGGTTCGAAACCGCGACATCCGACTTCGTTGCCGCGCAGCAGGCGTTGGCCGAAATGGAGGACCGCTGGCTGGAACTCGAAATGCTGCGCGAGGAACTCGAAGGTTGA
- a CDS encoding endonuclease/exonuclease/phosphatase family protein codes for MISIASYNIRKSVGTDWRRDPGRILDILNEVNADVVALQEVDRRFGSRSASLSPEMIVERTDYEAISFGVREQSLGWHGNTILYRRGITVLDTMTLTLPALEPRGAVLADLQIGAERLRVIGLHLGLVDLWRRRQAQSVLNQLDVLDEALPTVIMGDLNQWTTEGGCLSHFAENHRVIAPGPSFHSSRPMLNFDRIITTMDIEVAASGVHTSEMARKGSDHLPVWARIRIDSAAKAMAQSA; via the coding sequence ATGATCTCTATTGCGTCCTACAACATCCGCAAGAGCGTGGGCACCGATTGGCGGCGCGACCCCGGCCGCATTCTCGATATCCTCAACGAGGTCAATGCCGATGTGGTGGCGCTGCAAGAGGTGGACCGGCGGTTCGGAAGCCGGTCGGCTTCGCTCTCGCCCGAGATGATCGTCGAGCGCACGGATTATGAGGCGATCAGCTTCGGGGTTCGTGAACAAAGCCTCGGCTGGCACGGCAACACCATTCTCTATCGGCGCGGCATTACCGTGCTCGATACGATGACCCTGACGCTGCCCGCGCTCGAGCCGCGCGGCGCGGTGCTCGCCGACCTGCAGATCGGCGCCGAGCGGTTACGCGTCATCGGCCTGCATCTTGGGCTCGTCGATCTTTGGCGACGGCGGCAGGCGCAATCGGTGCTCAATCAGCTCGACGTGCTCGACGAGGCGCTGCCGACGGTGATCATGGGCGACCTCAACCAGTGGACGACCGAGGGCGGCTGTCTTTCCCATTTCGCTGAAAACCACAGGGTCATCGCTCCGGGCCCGAGTTTTCATTCTTCGCGCCCGATGCTCAATTTCGACCGGATCATCACGACGATGGATATCGAGGTAGCGGCGTCGGGCGTGCACACCTCCGAGATGGCCCGCAAGGGATCGGACCATTTGCCGGTCTGGGCCCGTATCCGCATTGATTCCGCGGCCAAGGCCATGGCGCAATCGGCCTAG
- a CDS encoding 5'-methylthioadenosine/S-adenosylhomocysteine nucleosidase (Enables the cleavage of the glycosidic bond in both 5'-methylthioadenosine and S-adenosylhomocysteine) has protein sequence MSNILYVMAADAEYGANLRARIKPLMTGIGPVEAAVAVTRALAEAQVAGSLPDIVVSLGSAGSAMLEHAGVYQASSVSYRDMDASALGFPRGVTPFLDLEAEIALYPRIAGLTPARLSTGGNVVSGAAYAEIDADMVDMESFAILRACQSFGVPLIVLRGISDGATELAGILDWTRDLGIIDEKLAHAVDLIEAQIATLL, from the coding sequence ATGAGCAATATCTTGTATGTCATGGCAGCCGATGCCGAATATGGGGCGAACCTGAGGGCGCGGATCAAGCCCTTGATGACCGGCATCGGGCCGGTCGAGGCGGCGGTGGCGGTGACCCGTGCCCTGGCGGAAGCGCAGGTTGCGGGCAGCTTGCCCGATATCGTCGTCTCCCTGGGCTCGGCGGGATCGGCAATGCTGGAACACGCCGGGGTCTATCAGGCTTCCTCGGTTTCCTACCGCGATATGGATGCGAGCGCCCTGGGGTTTCCACGCGGCGTTACCCCGTTTCTCGATCTGGAGGCGGAGATCGCGCTTTATCCGCGAATCGCGGGCCTGACGCCGGCTCGGCTTTCCACCGGCGGCAATGTGGTTTCCGGCGCGGCCTATGCGGAAATCGACGCCGACATGGTGGACATGGAGTCCTTTGCCATCCTGCGCGCCTGCCAGAGTTTCGGCGTTCCGTTGATCGTGCTGCGCGGGATATCGGATGGCGCGACCGAACTCGCCGGGATTTTGGACTGGACGCGTGATCTCGGGATCATCGATGAAAAGCTCGCCCATGCCGTCGATCTTATTGAGGCCCAGATCGCAACGCTTTTATAG
- a CDS encoding ATP-binding protein: MKAFSLRRIAVALAAVALVCALAALAYTLSYRAGIDRLSGQLRDRLTVTQRSVESEIERFGYLPEVLGEDERILELLSEPTPETVRLANAYLETVTSHSLADVAYVIDTDGLTLASSNWNLPTSFVGHNYSFRPYFGEALADCEGSYYAVGVTTGVPGYFLSARIDGPQGPLGVVVVKVDMAPLEQAWARAGEMTGLADDAGVVFLSGIVDWKYRPLHPLAAHDRQLIDQERRYDAIDVAARAPLVEAGFGSSQQVFIEDENHSLALSTIRIEPQGWQLFTAQPTAPVADEARLVAVLVGLLSLLCILIGLYAYQRRQLTRWKLEQNAVLERRVAERTAELRETQDSLIHAAKLAALGRMSAAIVHEVSQPLSALDTTLAAAGMHAQKEGAAKVQSSIQTGRALLRRMQRTVKHLKSFSSRTQALPTDPISLAASVNAAIEIVAPQAREQAVEIRFSPEADHVLVAVNAVRIEQVLINLLLNAIDATATLGNSTVAISICSGADRALVEIVDSGPGIPEEIAEKITEPFFTTKKTGEGLGLGLSISRAILEDYGGTLSFAPAVGGGTLTTVSLPLAAHQPLERTS; this comes from the coding sequence TTGAAGGCATTTTCGTTGCGCAGGATCGCCGTCGCCTTGGCGGCGGTCGCGCTGGTGTGCGCGCTGGCGGCGCTCGCCTATACCCTCTCCTACCGCGCCGGCATCGACCGGTTGAGCGGGCAACTGCGCGACCGGCTGACGGTGACGCAGCGCTCGGTGGAAAGCGAAATCGAGCGGTTCGGCTATCTCCCCGAAGTGCTCGGCGAAGACGAACGCATACTCGAACTGCTCTCCGAGCCCACCCCCGAAACGGTTCGGCTCGCTAACGCCTATCTCGAAACCGTGACCAGCCATTCGCTGGCCGACGTCGCCTATGTCATCGATACGGACGGGCTGACGCTCGCATCCTCGAACTGGAACCTGCCGACCTCCTTTGTGGGCCACAATTACAGTTTCCGCCCCTATTTCGGAGAAGCGCTCGCCGATTGCGAGGGCTCGTACTACGCAGTGGGCGTGACCACCGGCGTGCCGGGCTATTTCCTCTCCGCCCGGATCGACGGACCGCAAGGTCCGCTCGGCGTGGTCGTCGTCAAGGTCGATATGGCACCGCTTGAGCAGGCCTGGGCGCGGGCAGGCGAAATGACCGGCCTTGCCGACGACGCCGGCGTCGTCTTCCTTTCCGGTATCGTGGATTGGAAATATCGTCCGCTGCATCCGCTTGCCGCCCACGATCGCCAGCTGATCGACCAGGAACGGCGATATGACGCCATCGACGTCGCCGCCCGTGCGCCGCTGGTCGAAGCGGGGTTCGGTTCGAGCCAGCAGGTTTTCATCGAGGACGAGAACCACTCCCTCGCCCTCAGCACCATCCGCATCGAGCCGCAAGGCTGGCAATTGTTCACCGCCCAGCCCACCGCTCCCGTGGCCGATGAGGCACGACTGGTGGCGGTGCTTGTCGGCCTGCTGTCGCTCCTTTGTATCCTCATCGGGCTCTACGCGTATCAACGCCGGCAGTTGACGCGCTGGAAACTGGAGCAGAACGCCGTACTCGAGCGCCGGGTGGCCGAGCGCACCGCCGAGCTGCGCGAAACCCAGGACAGCCTCATCCATGCCGCCAAGCTCGCCGCGCTGGGCCGGATGTCGGCAGCGATCGTCCATGAGGTGAGCCAGCCGCTTTCGGCCCTCGACACCACCCTTGCAGCCGCCGGCATGCATGCGCAAAAGGAGGGAGCGGCCAAGGTCCAGTCTTCGATCCAGACCGGCCGCGCGCTGCTCAGGCGCATGCAAAGGACGGTCAAGCATTTGAAAAGCTTCTCCTCACGCACCCAGGCCCTGCCCACCGATCCGATCTCCCTTGCGGCATCGGTCAACGCTGCCATCGAGATCGTCGCCCCACAGGCAAGGGAGCAAGCGGTCGAAATCCGGTTCTCACCCGAAGCGGATCATGTGCTGGTTGCCGTGAATGCCGTGCGCATTGAACAGGTACTGATCAACCTCCTGCTCAATGCCATAGACGCGACGGCAACCCTGGGCAATTCCACCGTCGCGATTTCCATCTGTTCAGGGGCAGATCGTGCACTCGTCGAGATCGTGGATTCCGGCCCCGGCATTCCCGAGGAGATTGCTGAAAAGATCACCGAACCGTTCTTCACCACCAAGAAGACCGGCGAAGGCCTGGGCCTCGGCCTCTCCATTTCGCGCGCCATTCTCGAGGATTACGGCGGAACGCTTTCCTTCGCCCCTGCCGTGGGTGGAGGCACCCTCACCACCGTCTCCCTGCCCCTTGCGGCACATCAACCCCTGGAGCGCACCTCATGA